From a single Rutidosis leptorrhynchoides isolate AG116_Rl617_1_P2 chromosome 5, CSIRO_AGI_Rlap_v1, whole genome shotgun sequence genomic region:
- the LOC139850711 gene encoding protein NRT1/ PTR FAMILY 4.6-like: MDVEQHNIWEGYVDWKKKPAIKGHHGGMLAASFVLVVEVMENLAYLANASNLVMYLTQHMHFNPSKAANHVTNFMGTAFLLALLGGFLSDAFFTTYQIYLISALVEFLGLVVLTLQARSSSLKPPECNTTITCQQVHGPKAAMLFLGLYLVALGVGGIKGSLPSHGAEQFDDNTIKGRKQRSTFFNYFVFCLAIGALIAVTFVVWIEENKGWEWGFGVSTLTILLSIPVFLAGSRFYKSKIPSGSPLTTIFKVLIGAILNNCIARSPSNAIVNMSLSPNDTDQQQNVAKDVEEIETPSSSLKFLNNAAGNKPAYNFLRCSVRQVEDVKIVLRVLPIFGCTIMLNCCLAQLSTFSVQQASTMDRKIGSLMVPAASLPIFPVMFIIFLAPTYDHIIIPFARKATKSEMGVSHLQRIGIGLLLSIMAMAVAALVEIKRKRVATTNGLDSKGPLPLSFLWIAFQYLFLGSADLFTLAGLMEFFFTEAPANMKSLATSLSFASLAMGYYLSTVIVSVVNRATGSSGHPGWLSGGNLNHYHLERFYWLMCVLSALNFLHYLFWANRYKYQSRGARG, from the exons ATG GATGTTGAACAACACAATATATGGGAAGGCTATGTGGATTGGAAGAAGAAACCTGCCATCAAAGGCCACCATGGTGGCATGCTTGCTGCCTCTTTTGTCTTAG TTGTGGAAGTGATGGAAAACTTGGCATATTTGGCAAATGCAAGTAATTTGGTGATGTATTTGACACAACACATGCACTTTAATCCTTCAAAAGCAGCTAATCATGTGACAAACTTCATGGGGACTGCTTTTCTTCTTGCCCTTCTTGGTGGCTTCTTATCAGATGCTTTCTTCACCACTTATCAAATCTACCTCATCAGTGCACTTGTTGAGTTCTTG GGTCTAGTTGTACTAACACTACAAGCTCGTTCATCGTCACTAAAGCCACCCGAATGCAACACTACAATCACATGTCAACAAGTGCACGGCCCGAAAGCCGCAATGTTATTCTTAGGCCTATATTTAGTCGCGTTAGGTGTCGGGGGCATAAAAGGATCACTACCATCACACGGTGCCGAACAGTTCGATGACAATACAATTAAAGGAAGAAAACAACGCTCGACGTTTTTCAACTACTTCGTGTTTTGTCTTGCAATTGGCGCTCTCATTGCGGTCACATTCGTAGTTTGGATCGAAGAAAATAAAGGATGGGAATGGGGTTTTGGAGTTTCAACATTAACCATTTTGTTATCCATTCCAGTGTTTTTAGCCGGGTCAAGATTTTATAAGAGCAAAATCCCTTCTGGAAGCCCACTCACGACAATTTTTAAG GTATTGATCGGGGCGATTTTAAACAATTGTATAGCTAGGAGTCCGAGCAACGCCATAGTGAACATGTCGTTGTCGCCAAACGACACCGACCAACAACAAAATGTCGCTAAAGATGTTGAAGAAATCGAAACCCCGTCTTCAAGTCTCAAATTCTTGAACAATGCAGCGGGAAACAAACCAGCTTATAATTTCCTTAGATGCTCGGTTAGACAAGTCGAAGATGTGAAAATTGTACTACGAGTACTTCCTATATTCGGTTGCACGATCATGCTCAATTGTTGTTTAGCTCAACTATCTACATTTTCGGTCCAACAAGCCTCCACAATGGACCGAAAGATAGGATCATTAATGGTCCCGGCGGCCTCACTTCCCATTTTCCCGGTTATGTTTATCATCTTTTTAGCCCCAACTTATGATCATATCATAATCCCATTTGCCCGAAAAGCAACAAAATCAGAAATGGGCGTGTCACACTTGCAACGCATTGGAATTGGGCTACTTTTATCAATAATGGCCATGGCTGTGGCCGCTTTAGTTGAGATCAAACGCAAACGAGTTGCCACAACAAATGGGCTAGACTCTAAAGGCCCTTTACCGTTATCGTTTCTATGGATCGCTTTTCAGTACTTGTTTCTTGGGTCAGCTGATCTTTTCACATTGGCTGGACTAATGGAGTTTTTCTTTACTGAAGCTCCTGCAAATATGAAGTCTTTAGCGACCTCATTATCGTTTGCATCATTAGCAATGGGCTACTATTTGAGCACGGTGATCGTGTCGGTTGTGAACAGGGCAACGGGCAGCTCCGGGCACCCGGGATGGTTGTCAGGAGGGAACTTGAACCATTATCATTTGGAGAGATTTTACTGGTTAATGTGTGTGTTAAGTGCACTCAATTTCCTTCATTATCTGTTTTGGGCTAACCGGTACAAGTACCAATCTAGAGGGGCTAGAGGGTAG